In Ctenopharyngodon idella isolate HZGC_01 chromosome 2, HZGC01, whole genome shotgun sequence, the following are encoded in one genomic region:
- the LOC127524722 gene encoding B-cell lymphoma/leukemia 10-like isoform X2 — protein MEVTHLTEDEMADIKKEAIDRLRPYLVDKIIAERHFDYLRSKKILTREDTEEISCRTTRGRRTSKLLDILAENPRGLDMLIESIKWGRTLNFIIAKITDEVQRVKNERLEALKGSSANSGYSSTKSATNDFSKLDLDYDKYSTICYHPEGEASTSASVATGSFNLRYGSGRGNEALSGCGGTGSMNVSSTTSSSLPKPGDPGAPALPEELEMEDADAAVCGSAGSSGDANFQPLRSRCLSPNMS, from the exons GCCATAGACCGGTTACGACCATACCTGGTGGATAAGATCATCGCGGAGCGGCACTTTGATTACCTGCGCTCTAAGAAGATCCTGACCAGAGAGGACACAGAGGAGATCAGCTGCAGGACCACGAGAGGGAGACGCACCAGCAAACTGTTGGATATCCTCGCAGAAAACCCACGGGGTTTAGACATGCTCATCGAGTCTATCAAGTGGGGCCGCACACTCAACTTCATCATCGCAAAGATCACAGATGAGGTGCAGCGCGTGAAAAATGAGAGACTGGAAGCTTTAAAAg GCTCCTCAGCCAATTCGGGTTATTCAAGCACAAAAAGCGCAACCAATGACTTCTCCAAACTGGACTTGGACTATGACAAGTACTCCACTATATGTTACCATCCTGAAGGAGAAGCAAGTACATCCGCCTCAGTTGCTACAGGATCCTTTAACCTGCGCTACGGGTCGGGTCGAGGGAACGAGGCTCTGTCGGGCTGTGGAGGCACCGGGAGCATGAACGTGTCTTCCACAACATCATCCAGTCTTCCTAAACCTGGAGACCCTGGAGCTCCAGCGCTGCCGGAGGAGCTGGAGATGGAGGATGCAGATGCTGCTGTCTGTGGAAGTGCAGGGAGCAGCGGGGACGCCAACTTCCAGCCGTTGCGCTCGCGTTGTTTATCTCCGAACATGTCGTAA
- the LOC127524722 gene encoding B-cell lymphoma/leukemia 10-like isoform X1: MEVTHLTEDEMADIKKEAIDRLRPYLVDKIIAERHFDYLRSKKILTREDTEEISCRTTRGRRTSKLLDILAENPRGLDMLIESIKWGRTLNFIIAKITDEVQRVKNERLEALKAGSSANSGYSSTKSATNDFSKLDLDYDKYSTICYHPEGEASTSASVATGSFNLRYGSGRGNEALSGCGGTGSMNVSSTTSSSLPKPGDPGAPALPEELEMEDADAAVCGSAGSSGDANFQPLRSRCLSPNMS; this comes from the exons GCCATAGACCGGTTACGACCATACCTGGTGGATAAGATCATCGCGGAGCGGCACTTTGATTACCTGCGCTCTAAGAAGATCCTGACCAGAGAGGACACAGAGGAGATCAGCTGCAGGACCACGAGAGGGAGACGCACCAGCAAACTGTTGGATATCCTCGCAGAAAACCCACGGGGTTTAGACATGCTCATCGAGTCTATCAAGTGGGGCCGCACACTCAACTTCATCATCGCAAAGATCACAGATGAGGTGCAGCGCGTGAAAAATGAGAGACTGGAAGCTTTAAAAg CAGGCTCCTCAGCCAATTCGGGTTATTCAAGCACAAAAAGCGCAACCAATGACTTCTCCAAACTGGACTTGGACTATGACAAGTACTCCACTATATGTTACCATCCTGAAGGAGAAGCAAGTACATCCGCCTCAGTTGCTACAGGATCCTTTAACCTGCGCTACGGGTCGGGTCGAGGGAACGAGGCTCTGTCGGGCTGTGGAGGCACCGGGAGCATGAACGTGTCTTCCACAACATCATCCAGTCTTCCTAAACCTGGAGACCCTGGAGCTCCAGCGCTGCCGGAGGAGCTGGAGATGGAGGATGCAGATGCTGCTGTCTGTGGAAGTGCAGGGAGCAGCGGGGACGCCAACTTCCAGCCGTTGCGCTCGCGTTGTTTATCTCCGAACATGTCGTAA